One window of Nocardia nova SH22a genomic DNA carries:
- a CDS encoding MlaD family protein — MSWLRQHKLLLSALGLVVVFVIGASYLAVSVMRINPLRSTYTVTVSLDRSGGLQPGNDVTLRGFRIGKVNSIKLTNQGASIAAETEIDTRYKIPVATQVVVHALSAAGEQYVDFQPNTDQGPFLKDGAVIQFDPQKVQTPTPVSDVLVNASGFFDQIDPDRFSTILTEFDTALSGGPDQLRDMIDALSLVTAGLDNLLPQTTNLLKNLQVIASTTSNAQPDLSTLTRNSSTLFNQFNNANDELRKLLDQAPGQMQSLGATLDQITDPVTSLSTNFVAMTRAAQLRLPALRALFPSLVVGSSAIGVPAHDNEFYTIVDIWPRPFCQYAHTPVAPYVVQDGSLPKWNYCTNPPPDQQIRGSANAPRPDVPNNGAQMPAGVNPNERTLPPVK; from the coding sequence ATGAGCTGGCTACGGCAACACAAACTGCTGCTGTCCGCACTGGGACTGGTGGTGGTCTTCGTGATCGGCGCGTCGTACCTGGCGGTGAGCGTCATGCGGATCAACCCGCTGCGCAGCACCTACACGGTGACGGTCTCGCTGGACCGATCCGGTGGCCTGCAGCCCGGAAACGACGTGACGCTGCGTGGTTTCCGGATCGGCAAGGTGAACTCCATCAAGCTCACGAACCAAGGTGCGTCGATCGCGGCCGAGACCGAGATCGACACGCGCTACAAGATCCCGGTCGCCACCCAGGTGGTCGTGCACGCGCTGTCGGCCGCCGGTGAGCAGTACGTCGATTTCCAGCCGAATACCGATCAGGGCCCGTTCCTGAAGGACGGGGCGGTGATCCAGTTCGATCCGCAGAAGGTGCAGACCCCGACTCCGGTGTCGGATGTGCTGGTCAACGCCAGTGGTTTCTTCGATCAGATCGATCCCGATCGGTTCAGCACCATCCTCACCGAATTCGACACCGCACTGAGCGGCGGCCCGGATCAGTTGCGCGACATGATCGACGCGCTGAGCCTGGTGACCGCCGGTCTGGACAATCTGCTGCCGCAGACCACCAATCTGCTGAAGAACCTTCAGGTGATCGCGTCGACGACCTCGAACGCGCAACCCGATCTGAGCACGTTGACGCGCAATTCGTCGACGCTGTTCAACCAGTTCAACAACGCCAACGACGAACTGCGCAAACTGCTGGACCAGGCGCCGGGCCAGATGCAGTCGCTGGGTGCGACGCTGGATCAGATCACCGATCCGGTCACCAGCCTGTCCACCAACTTCGTGGCGATGACCCGGGCCGCCCAACTGCGGTTGCCCGCGCTGCGGGCTCTGTTCCCGTCGCTCGTGGTCGGCAGTTCGGCGATCGGGGTGCCGGCCCACGACAACGAGTTCTATACCATCGTCGACATCTGGCCGCGCCCCTTCTGCCAGTACGCGCATACACCTGTGGCACCGTATGTGGTGCAGGACGGCTCGCTGCCGAAGTGGAACTACTGCACCAACCCCCCGCCGGATCAGCAGATCCGTGGTTCGGCGAATGCGCCGCGGCCCGACGTCCCGAACAACGGGGCGCAGATGCCGGCCGGCGTCAACCCCAACGAGCGGACCCTGCCGCCGGTGAAATGA
- a CDS encoding MCE family protein has product MMGSKRLRRTAIGRTSLALGISATVLASGCGLTVDSLPLPKPGQSGETYTVHAIFANALNLPDQAKVKIGGSDVGVVTHIETKNYQAIVDMDVRKDITLPVDSTAELRQATPLGDVFVALSKPKSDANTQMLKSGDTIGIDHTSAGATVEELLLSVSMLFNGGGVAALTKLTSELDSVVGGRPDQLANLIKQMTSVTGTLHADSDRIDSVLNGFDALANTIEANHNQLGQVADTLPQMIGAIAENNKQIGDLLGKISTTSAALGDYADTSHDQLAGLLDNVHKLMDALSQTSNTLGPALDAIHEVRPKADASFEGSTLAVAGILTNLDVGAITDAPNNKVWDVRDVQDLTGSLIQVLQIVYGRVTGGHR; this is encoded by the coding sequence ATGATGGGATCGAAGCGCCTGCGGCGCACCGCGATCGGCCGGACCTCCCTGGCACTCGGGATCTCCGCGACCGTCCTGGCCTCCGGCTGTGGTTTGACCGTGGACAGTCTGCCGCTGCCCAAACCGGGGCAGTCCGGTGAGACCTACACCGTGCACGCGATATTCGCCAACGCGCTCAATCTGCCGGATCAGGCCAAGGTGAAGATCGGTGGTTCCGATGTCGGTGTGGTCACCCACATCGAAACCAAGAACTACCAGGCCATCGTCGATATGGACGTCCGCAAGGACATCACCCTCCCGGTGGACTCCACCGCGGAACTGCGGCAGGCGACTCCGCTCGGCGATGTGTTCGTCGCACTGTCGAAGCCGAAATCCGATGCGAACACCCAGATGCTGAAGAGCGGCGACACCATCGGCATCGACCACACCTCCGCTGGCGCCACGGTCGAGGAACTGCTGCTGTCGGTGTCGATGCTGTTCAACGGCGGCGGTGTCGCGGCACTGACCAAACTCACCTCGGAGCTGGATTCGGTGGTCGGCGGCAGGCCCGATCAGCTCGCCAATCTGATCAAGCAGATGACGAGCGTGACCGGCACCCTGCACGCCGACAGCGATCGAATCGACAGTGTGCTCAACGGGTTCGACGCGCTGGCCAACACCATCGAGGCCAATCACAATCAGCTGGGACAGGTGGCCGACACCCTGCCGCAGATGATCGGTGCGATCGCCGAGAACAACAAGCAGATCGGTGATCTGCTCGGCAAGATCTCCACCACCAGCGCGGCACTCGGCGACTACGCCGACACCAGCCACGATCAGCTGGCCGGGCTGCTGGACAACGTGCACAAACTCATGGACGCGCTGTCGCAGACGAGCAACACCCTCGGACCGGCGCTGGACGCCATCCACGAGGTGCGTCCGAAGGCCGACGCCTCGTTCGAGGGCAGTACTCTCGCCGTGGCCGGAATCCTGACCAATCTCGATGTCGGCGCCATCACCGACGCGCCGAACAACAAGGTCTGGGATGTGCGTGACGTGCAGGATTTGACGGGCAGTTTGATCCAGGTGCTGCAGATCGTCTACGGCCGAGTAACAGGGGGCCACCGATGA
- a CDS encoding MCE family protein: MKLTKLSRALKVTAIGAAMLVLGSCGSVQNAVGGSTHITADFRNIAGIFEGNPITVLGLEVGKIDKIIPKGEYVEVHMTVNHDVDIPKNVTAAIISPSIVTDRHIELTPRYTGGPKLPDNTHLTVQQTRTPVELDTMIKTIDQFTDALKPAPGQTQGPLSGTLLFDMVNGQGEKIRDTLSALSGALKVGVDNKDAISTIIIKLNELTSMLADNDKSVRDFSNQVTQMSSLLAEQAPGLQATLDQLNSFLANTSGVFGQYKDQLSSSLTGLTAVTEQLRQNAAGLTETVDLAPLLLQNMDRAMNREHGYIRLHAVLGTALSGEIVSLFCERIQMKSDGCRTGKIEDFGPDLGLSAALLGLTK; this comes from the coding sequence ATGAAGCTGACCAAACTCTCGCGGGCACTCAAGGTGACGGCCATCGGCGCCGCGATGCTCGTACTCGGCAGCTGCGGTTCGGTGCAGAACGCGGTGGGTGGTTCCACCCACATCACCGCCGACTTCCGCAATATCGCAGGCATTTTCGAGGGCAATCCGATCACCGTGCTCGGCCTCGAGGTCGGCAAGATCGACAAGATCATCCCCAAGGGTGAATACGTCGAGGTGCACATGACGGTGAACCACGATGTGGACATTCCGAAAAACGTGACAGCGGCGATCATTTCGCCGTCGATCGTGACCGATCGCCACATCGAGCTCACCCCGCGCTACACCGGCGGCCCGAAGCTGCCCGACAACACGCACCTGACCGTGCAGCAGACCCGCACCCCGGTCGAACTGGACACGATGATCAAGACCATCGACCAGTTCACCGACGCGCTGAAGCCCGCTCCGGGCCAGACGCAGGGACCGCTGTCGGGCACCCTGCTCTTCGACATGGTCAACGGCCAAGGCGAGAAGATCCGGGACACGCTCTCCGCGTTGTCGGGTGCGCTGAAAGTCGGTGTGGACAACAAGGACGCGATCTCGACCATCATCATCAAGCTCAACGAGTTGACCTCGATGCTGGCCGACAACGACAAATCCGTCCGCGACTTCAGCAACCAGGTGACGCAGATGTCGTCGCTGCTGGCCGAGCAGGCGCCGGGGCTGCAAGCCACCCTGGACCAGCTCAACAGCTTCCTGGCCAACACCAGCGGGGTCTTCGGTCAGTACAAGGATCAGTTGTCCTCGAGTCTGACCGGGCTCACCGCGGTGACCGAACAGCTCCGGCAGAATGCCGCGGGCCTCACCGAAACGGTCGACCTGGCGCCGCTGCTGCTGCAGAACATGGACCGGGCGATGAATCGTGAGCACGGCTACATCCGCCTGCACGCGGTTCTCGGTACTGCTCTGTCCGGTGAGATCGTCAGCCTCTTCTGCGAGCGAATCCAGATGAAGTCCGACGGTTGCCGGACCGGCAAGATCGAGGACTTCGGGCCCGACCTCGGATTGTCCGCCGCACTGTTGGGACTGACGAAATGA
- a CDS encoding MCE family protein, with product MTKFGKRIRDRFQGNRYFWLGVVGAALIVVLLVVSTGYKKLGVGTRDIQAEFVQTAGVRTGDKINVAGVPVGTVGAQKLEGDHVLITLQVNNDVKLGPDARASIKMATLLGARYIDLDPGNGKGLPGGRIHKSNTKVPYDLADVVQIGTPKFEALDTQKLSESLKVLGDQIDGSPQLTAQALDSVGALAKTINDRRDQVDGLLKDLDRVTKILGDNRNSVLLVITQGEAIAGRVMERQSLITQLLDNVATLTKQLQQIGAENNNQIGPTIEQLNTMAQGLQKNKDNLDRFLQITPVAVRQFNNVFGNGPYGEVGLPWLFPDNWLCFARVIEGCQG from the coding sequence ATGACGAAATTCGGTAAGCGGATCCGTGATCGGTTCCAGGGCAATCGCTACTTCTGGCTCGGTGTCGTCGGCGCCGCGCTGATCGTGGTCCTGCTGGTGGTCTCCACCGGCTACAAGAAACTCGGCGTCGGCACCCGCGACATCCAAGCGGAATTCGTGCAGACGGCCGGGGTGCGAACCGGTGACAAGATCAATGTCGCCGGTGTGCCGGTGGGCACCGTGGGTGCGCAGAAGCTGGAGGGCGATCACGTGCTGATCACCCTGCAGGTCAACAACGATGTGAAGCTCGGCCCGGATGCCCGCGCCTCCATCAAGATGGCCACCCTGCTGGGCGCCCGGTACATCGACCTCGATCCGGGTAACGGCAAGGGGCTGCCCGGCGGGCGAATTCACAAGTCCAACACCAAGGTTCCCTACGATCTGGCCGACGTGGTGCAGATCGGAACCCCGAAGTTCGAGGCCCTCGACACCCAGAAACTGAGCGAATCGCTGAAGGTGCTCGGCGATCAGATCGACGGTTCACCGCAGCTGACCGCGCAGGCACTCGACAGTGTCGGCGCCCTGGCGAAGACGATCAACGATCGCCGCGATCAGGTCGACGGGCTGCTCAAGGACCTCGACCGGGTCACCAAGATCCTGGGCGACAACCGCAACAGTGTGCTGCTGGTGATCACCCAGGGTGAGGCCATCGCCGGTCGGGTGATGGAGCGCCAGAGCCTGATCACGCAACTGCTCGACAATGTCGCGACCTTGACCAAGCAGCTGCAGCAGATCGGTGCGGAGAACAACAACCAGATCGGCCCGACGATCGAACAGCTCAACACCATGGCCCAGGGCCTGCAGAAGAACAAGGACAACCTGGACCGGTTCCTGCAGATCACACCGGTTGCGGTGCGGCAGTTCAACAATGTGTTCGGCAACGGGCCCTACGGCGAGGTCGGCCTGCCGTGGCTGTTCCCGGACAACTGGTTGTGCTTCGCGCGAGTGATCGAGGGGTGCCAGGGATGA
- a CDS encoding MCE family protein, with protein sequence MSIRKPLIGFGIFAIVSVLVTVLIWNTLARTVSGSTNTYSAVFTDVLGLRKGDDVRMAGVRVGKVTDIEVEGQHAAKVSFIVQRDQTVYGNTKALVRYQNLIGQRYVALQPGDKGDNSRLRAGATIPVERTEPSFDISGLLNGFQPLFDTLRPEQVNSLSNTFIQALQGDGVSLSSFITQAAALAGDFQRRDVILSDVITNLSAVMSGLAKRGDELETLVTQTRSLIGGLYDQGQSLQASTVQIANATTSLVNMIDQVQPKIAAAQNSSNAAFAMLIANGPKLDQAAVDMPGVLSDVGKFTSNGTMADAYLCSLDVSLYGVLLPRGLVPQIGGPSHSAVCRP encoded by the coding sequence ATGAGCATTCGCAAGCCGCTGATCGGGTTCGGTATCTTCGCCATCGTCTCGGTCCTGGTGACCGTGCTCATCTGGAATACGCTGGCGCGCACGGTATCCGGCTCGACCAACACCTACTCGGCCGTCTTCACCGACGTCCTCGGCCTGCGGAAGGGCGACGACGTCCGGATGGCGGGCGTGCGAGTCGGCAAGGTCACCGATATCGAGGTCGAAGGACAGCACGCCGCCAAGGTGTCGTTCATCGTGCAGCGTGATCAGACGGTGTACGGCAATACCAAGGCCCTGGTCCGGTATCAGAATCTGATCGGTCAGCGCTATGTCGCGCTGCAGCCGGGCGACAAGGGCGACAATTCGCGGCTGCGCGCCGGTGCCACGATCCCGGTCGAACGGACGGAGCCGTCCTTCGATATCTCGGGTCTGCTCAACGGATTCCAGCCGCTGTTCGACACCCTGCGTCCCGAGCAGGTCAACAGCCTGTCCAACACTTTCATCCAGGCACTGCAGGGTGACGGTGTGTCGCTGAGCTCGTTCATCACCCAGGCCGCCGCCTTGGCCGGTGATTTCCAGCGACGCGACGTGATTCTGTCCGATGTGATCACCAACCTGTCGGCAGTGATGTCCGGACTGGCGAAACGAGGTGATGAATTGGAGACGCTGGTGACTCAGACCCGATCGCTGATCGGCGGCCTGTACGACCAAGGACAGTCGTTGCAGGCATCGACGGTCCAGATCGCGAATGCCACCACCTCCCTGGTGAACATGATCGATCAGGTTCAGCCCAAGATCGCGGCGGCGCAGAACTCCTCCAATGCGGCCTTCGCCATGCTGATCGCCAACGGCCCCAAGCTCGATCAGGCCGCGGTCGATATGCCGGGCGTCCTGTCCGATGTCGGTAAGTTCACCTCCAACGGCACCATGGCCGACGCCTATCTCTGCAGCCTGGACGTCTCCCTGTACGGCGTTCTGCTGCCGCGCGGACTCGTCCCCCAGATCGGCGGACCCTCGCATTCGGCGGTGTGCCGCCCATGA
- a CDS encoding MlaD family protein, with protein sequence MIIDPSGRGPTMRQLLIAGACGLVVFVLALGFLFARYQGYILKPAVGVTANLTTTGDGLPSNADVKFRGVLVGEVKDVSVAAEGEIQQVHIDMKPDYLSSIPANVTARVVPSNLFAVTSVELVYNGPDAASLKAGSEIVEDHSQGTIALQDTLTTVRTILNKIDPMQLGRVLSTLSYALDGGGRMPGSTVERLDNWLTQVRGAVPDVDGTLDNLSASMHALNQSAPDLMQTLSESVKTAQTIADKRGELASLITGSSATVDKVNNLFARNPDVGKELTSGAGDMFGALAQDPSAIPQAIANLNDSVRKLNTTFHWGPQQQMVWNLGLDLTPFKPYDRSDCPRYGDLAGPSCLTAPEVADVGPPTPSLRPRTLDSAQGLPKLPPMPGLPDIPGVTSGDNSQTAAPQQGSQPGAPFAGTPLGGLFPQLPALPGLPGLPAPQPAPAAAPAADATKPHAGAVAYYTGRDAMAQILGRDPTTAEYMLMSSILRGGTLQVSEGGARS encoded by the coding sequence GTGATCATCGATCCCAGTGGCCGCGGTCCCACGATGCGGCAGTTGCTCATCGCGGGTGCGTGCGGTCTCGTCGTATTCGTTCTCGCGCTGGGCTTCCTGTTCGCCCGGTACCAGGGCTACATCCTGAAGCCCGCGGTCGGCGTCACCGCGAACCTGACCACCACCGGTGACGGACTGCCCTCCAACGCGGATGTGAAGTTCCGCGGTGTGCTGGTCGGCGAGGTCAAGGATGTGTCCGTGGCCGCCGAGGGCGAGATCCAGCAGGTGCACATCGACATGAAGCCGGATTACCTCTCGTCGATCCCGGCCAATGTCACCGCCCGCGTGGTGCCCAGCAACCTGTTCGCCGTGACCTCGGTCGAACTCGTCTACAACGGGCCGGACGCCGCCTCGCTGAAGGCCGGTTCGGAAATCGTCGAGGACCACAGCCAGGGCACCATCGCCCTGCAGGACACCCTCACCACCGTCCGCACCATCCTCAACAAGATCGATCCGATGCAGCTGGGGCGGGTGCTGAGCACACTGTCGTACGCACTCGACGGCGGCGGCCGGATGCCCGGTTCCACCGTCGAGCGGCTCGACAACTGGCTCACCCAGGTGCGCGGCGCGGTCCCGGATGTGGACGGCACCCTGGACAATCTGTCCGCCTCGATGCACGCGCTCAACCAGTCGGCCCCCGATCTGATGCAGACGCTGTCGGAATCGGTGAAGACCGCGCAGACCATCGCCGACAAGCGCGGCGAACTCGCGAGTCTGATCACCGGCTCCTCGGCCACGGTCGACAAGGTCAACAACCTGTTCGCCCGCAACCCCGACGTCGGCAAGGAACTGACCTCCGGCGCCGGTGACATGTTCGGCGCGCTGGCCCAGGATCCGTCCGCGATTCCGCAGGCCATCGCGAATCTGAACGATTCGGTGCGGAAACTGAACACGACCTTCCACTGGGGTCCGCAGCAGCAGATGGTCTGGAATCTCGGACTGGACCTGACGCCGTTCAAGCCCTACGACCGCTCGGACTGCCCGCGCTACGGCGATCTCGCCGGGCCGAGCTGTCTGACCGCTCCGGAGGTCGCCGATGTGGGGCCGCCGACGCCGTCGCTGAGGCCGCGCACCCTCGACTCCGCACAGGGCCTGCCGAAGCTGCCGCCGATGCCGGGTCTGCCCGACATCCCGGGCGTGACCAGCGGCGACAACTCGCAGACCGCCGCGCCGCAGCAGGGATCGCAGCCGGGCGCCCCCTTCGCGGGAACTCCGCTGGGCGGCCTGTTCCCGCAGCTGCCCGCGCTGCCGGGACTGCCGGGTCTACCGGCGCCGCAGCCCGCACCGGCCGCCGCCCCCGCAGCGGATGCGACGAAGCCGCACGCCGGCGCGGTCGCCTACTACACCGGGCGGGACGCGATGGCGCAGATTCTGGGCCGTGATCCCACGACGGCCGAATACATGCTGATGAGCTCGATCCTGAGGGGTGGAACCTTGCAAGTATCCGAGGGCGGTGCGCGCTCATGA
- a CDS encoding ABC transporter permease, translated as MSSTYVPPLLRPLQRIRGSAGAPRDWLARVGHQVFFFLRSIGSMPLALKHYPKEVWRLLSDVTWGNGSLIVGGGTIGVVLILSAFGGMTVAIQGYTSLNLLGLSPLTGAVSAFATTRELGPMLATVAFATQAGCRFTAQLGSMRIAEEIDALESQAIRPLPYLVSTRMIAAMIAIVPLYCLALPVAYLSCSVTVGLIGGTASGTFQHYFYQFLVPHDVLWSLLKAILFVAITTFIQCYYGFFASGGPEGVGVAAGRAIKLCIIAVVFADLFITLAIWGVNPGIRISG; from the coding sequence GTGTCGTCAACTTATGTTCCGCCGCTACTGCGGCCTCTGCAGCGGATCCGTGGTTCCGCCGGTGCTCCGCGTGACTGGCTCGCGCGAGTCGGTCATCAGGTCTTCTTCTTCCTGCGGTCGATCGGTTCGATGCCGCTGGCGCTCAAGCACTATCCGAAGGAAGTCTGGCGCCTGCTCTCCGATGTCACCTGGGGTAACGGCAGTCTGATCGTCGGTGGCGGCACCATCGGCGTCGTCCTGATTTTGAGTGCTTTCGGCGGTATGACCGTCGCCATCCAGGGCTACACCTCGCTGAACCTGCTGGGCCTGAGCCCGTTGACCGGCGCCGTCTCGGCCTTCGCCACCACCCGTGAGCTCGGCCCGATGCTGGCCACGGTGGCGTTCGCGACCCAGGCCGGATGCCGATTCACCGCCCAGCTGGGTTCCATGCGGATCGCCGAGGAGATCGACGCCCTGGAATCGCAGGCCATCCGGCCGCTGCCCTATCTGGTCAGCACCCGGATGATCGCGGCGATGATCGCGATCGTGCCGCTGTACTGCCTCGCGCTGCCGGTCGCCTATCTCTCGTGTTCGGTCACGGTGGGGCTCATCGGCGGAACCGCCTCGGGCACCTTCCAGCACTACTTCTATCAATTCCTGGTACCGCACGACGTGCTGTGGTCATTGCTGAAAGCCATTCTCTTCGTGGCGATCACGACCTTCATCCAGTGCTACTACGGGTTCTTCGCCTCCGGTGGTCCGGAAGGTGTGGGTGTGGCCGCGGGCCGGGCGATCAAGCTCTGCATCATCGCCGTCGTCTTCGCCGACCTGTTCATCACGCTGGCGATCTGGGGCGTCAACCCCGGCATCAGGATTTCGGGATAG
- a CDS encoding MlaE family ABC transporter permease, whose translation MNAAADWTKAYWQDHPKRSLETFGRQITMGVEAVTELFVAIFRGRFPFNEFVRQCAFMASVAAAPTLLVAIPIGVIVSIQVGSVAQQVGATSFIGAANGLGIIQQGAPLVTSLMIAGAVGSAICADLGSRTIREEIDAMKVMGVDPLRRLVAPRLGAAMLVSVLLCGFVVFVGFLTGYIFNIFAQNGTPGSYIGTFASFAVTTDLLVALIKSLIFGLLAAIIACDSGLSTRGGPGGVANSVNTAVVLSALMLFGTNLIITQIYNALFPPQMV comes from the coding sequence ATGAATGCCGCGGCGGACTGGACGAAGGCGTACTGGCAGGATCACCCGAAGCGGTCCCTCGAGACCTTCGGCCGTCAGATCACGATGGGTGTCGAAGCGGTCACGGAACTATTTGTCGCCATCTTCCGCGGCAGGTTCCCGTTCAACGAATTCGTGCGGCAATGCGCATTCATGGCGAGCGTCGCGGCCGCGCCCACCCTCCTGGTGGCAATTCCGATCGGCGTCATCGTCTCCATCCAGGTGGGCTCGGTCGCCCAGCAGGTCGGCGCCACCTCGTTCATCGGCGCGGCCAACGGTCTCGGCATCATTCAGCAGGGCGCGCCGCTGGTCACGTCGTTGATGATCGCCGGTGCCGTCGGTTCGGCCATCTGCGCCGACCTCGGCTCCCGCACCATCCGCGAGGAGATCGACGCCATGAAGGTGATGGGCGTCGATCCGCTGCGCCGGCTGGTCGCCCCGCGGCTCGGCGCCGCCATGCTGGTGTCGGTGCTGCTGTGTGGATTCGTGGTGTTCGTCGGCTTCCTGACCGGCTACATCTTCAACATCTTCGCCCAGAACGGAACTCCCGGCTCCTATATCGGAACCTTCGCGTCGTTCGCGGTCACCACCGATTTGCTGGTGGCACTGATCAAATCGCTGATCTTCGGATTGCTCGCGGCGATCATCGCCTGCGACTCCGGACTGAGCACCCGCGGCGGACCGGGCGGTGTGGCCAACTCGGTCAACACCGCCGTGGTGCTGTCCGCGCTGATGTTGTTCGGTACGAATCTGATCATCACGCAGATCTACAACGCCCTGTTCCCCCCACAGATGGTTTGA
- a CDS encoding DUF6764 family protein, producing the protein MKILGAILCSVAAAGFISAGVGTASATTTQCSADRGRDVTVVAGDTACRAVVDESGHAGSAGIDGVGYAKATAGAIALGMGASGGIGASEGVAGLPVAVGMGPDAFALTSITTDPVPGRIGISLALNGSQAQVISSQRSAICLGSAALAWDSRTGAACLATPVGLWRLAPTS; encoded by the coding sequence ATGAAGATTCTCGGTGCGATCCTTTGTTCGGTGGCCGCGGCGGGATTCATTTCCGCCGGCGTGGGGACCGCTTCGGCAACCACTACGCAATGCAGTGCCGACCGCGGGCGTGATGTCACGGTCGTCGCCGGTGACACCGCTTGCCGAGCGGTGGTGGACGAATCCGGACATGCCGGATCGGCGGGAATCGACGGTGTCGGCTATGCCAAGGCAACCGCGGGTGCCATCGCCCTGGGAATGGGGGCCTCCGGTGGAATCGGGGCCAGTGAGGGAGTGGCTGGACTGCCGGTCGCGGTGGGAATGGGACCCGACGCCTTCGCCCTGACCTCGATCACCACGGATCCGGTGCCGGGCCGGATCGGGATATCGCTCGCCCTGAACGGCTCGCAGGCGCAGGTGATCTCGAGTCAGCGCAGCGCGATCTGCCTCGGTTCAGCGGCACTGGCCTGGGACTCCCGCACGGGAGCGGCCTGCCTGGCGACGCCGGTCGGGCTGTGGCGCCTGGCTCCCACTTCCTGA
- a CDS encoding serine hydrolase domain-containing protein, producing MEAAGVDIGEVPQMIIDPRFVPVVHHFFRMFPRPARGGGAFAVFLHGRPVVDVWTGWSAPDRRWEYDTVALSFSTGKGVAATVLHRLAERGLIDYDAAVAEYWPEFGAHGKQDITVREVLSHRAGLHKVRGLATTPHGILDYDAMIAALAAAEPDPRRLQSSGYHAVTFGWLVAEIVQRVTGDSFTDVVRREIAEPLQTEEFWYRVPAAERHRIARTFPRLKIPGMRWDTASKVIARSRALGAIAEAGMPDGLDLLVGDTRVHDAVIPGFNGVFSARALARMYGALANDGRVLLPDGTLSAPLLRPETIETVSRVQRSEHRDYVIGVPVPFTLGYHRPPIASRRPLRRAFGHYGVGGSGAFADPASGLSVAFVTNRLGNSLNTIGDGRLAKLGAEVRAALG from the coding sequence ATGGAAGCGGCGGGCGTGGACATCGGCGAGGTGCCACAGATGATCATCGACCCACGGTTCGTGCCGGTCGTGCACCATTTCTTCCGGATGTTCCCGCGACCGGCCCGCGGCGGCGGCGCCTTCGCGGTCTTCCTGCACGGGCGGCCGGTGGTGGATGTGTGGACCGGCTGGTCGGCGCCGGATCGGCGCTGGGAGTACGACACCGTCGCATTGAGCTTCTCGACCGGTAAAGGTGTAGCGGCCACGGTCTTGCACCGCCTGGCCGAGCGCGGGCTGATCGATTACGACGCGGCCGTCGCCGAATACTGGCCGGAATTCGGCGCACACGGCAAGCAGGACATCACGGTGCGCGAGGTGCTGTCGCATCGCGCGGGCCTGCACAAGGTGCGCGGCCTGGCCACGACGCCACACGGGATTCTCGACTACGACGCGATGATCGCAGCACTCGCCGCGGCCGAACCCGATCCGCGGCGGTTGCAGTCGTCGGGCTATCACGCTGTCACCTTCGGCTGGCTGGTCGCCGAGATCGTGCAGCGGGTGACCGGCGACTCGTTCACCGACGTGGTGCGGCGGGAAATCGCCGAACCGCTGCAGACCGAGGAGTTCTGGTATCGGGTCCCGGCGGCGGAACGGCATCGCATCGCGCGCACCTTTCCGCGCCTGAAGATCCCCGGGATGCGCTGGGACACCGCCTCGAAGGTGATCGCCCGCAGCCGCGCCCTCGGTGCGATCGCCGAGGCCGGAATGCCCGACGGCCTGGACCTGCTCGTCGGCGACACGCGCGTGCACGATGCGGTGATACCGGGTTTCAACGGCGTCTTCTCCGCCCGCGCGCTGGCCCGGATGTACGGTGCGCTCGCCAACGACGGCCGGGTGCTGCTGCCGGACGGCACCCTCAGCGCACCCCTGCTGCGACCGGAAACGATCGAAACCGTCAGCCGGGTGCAGCGCAGCGAGCACCGCGACTACGTGATCGGCGTGCCGGTGCCGTTCACCCTCGGATATCACCGGCCGCCGATCGCCTCGCGGCGGCCACTGCGCCGGGCGTTCGGCCACTACGGGGTGGGCGGTTCGGGCGCCTTCGCCGATCCGGCGTCGGGGCTGTCGGTGGCGTTCGTGACCAATCGGCTGGGCAATTCGCTCAACACGATCGGTGACGGGCGGCTGGCCAAACTGGGCGCCGAGGTGCGCGCGGCGCTGGGCTGA